GTTCGAGGTATCAAGCAAGCTACCGATAAACGGCAACACCTTTACGGGCACGCCCGTTTTACCGCAAATATCCAAAATCGTCTGGCGATCTTTAGGCGGGCAACTCGGAATAGCAAGAATAATCTGCTCAATGCGTTCTTCCCTCACGATTTTAGGAATGTCGGTCGTGGAACCAGCCACCAGCACGCCTTCGAACATCTTGCCAATCTTGTAGCGGTCATCGTCAACCAGGCAAACCGGATTCAAGTGGGTCGCCACGCTAGACTTAAGGCCTTCTTCTTCGTCGGCCTGGTTGTTGCGGATTTCCCTGATCAACATCTGGGCGGCAGAACCAGCCCCCACAATCATGGTGCGGGTCTTGTTGGCCAGGCTCGCCTCTTTGTAACCCGTATGCACCAGCGACACAAACGTACCGCGGAATATGTAACGGAAGGCGCAAATGCCAAAAAGGGCCACCAGGGTATGGAGTATCGCGAATTCCACAAAGACCTGGCGCTGGAACAGAAACACAAAGCCGTACGCCACCACCATACCGCACACCACGCCCTTGACGCAGCTCAGATAGTCGCGCTTGCTAAAGTAGCGCCACAGCTTGTTGTACGCACCAAAAAAGAGCAAGCTCGCAAAGCAACCGAAAACGCACGTGACAGAAATAATCAAAAGTTCAGGGCGGTTGATTCGTTCAGCAACCGCGGGCAAAGGCCAGTTGGCAAAAAGCGCCGCCGCCACCACGATAAATGCATCGGTCGCCGCCAGAATGCGCTTGCGCAGTCTAAAGCTGTTGAACAAATTCTTGACTTTCTCGTTTAACATCTAATGCCCCTTTTGATACGCCAAATATAAAATATTCTTACCTTACAACATAAACGTTAAACGCAGGTTTACGAATTTATCATCAAAAAATCCGTATTCCCCCATAAAGGCCACATGCGCCCCTCGGTAGCTCACAGCGGGAGCGAGCGAATAATGCAAGGGGGCGCTATGAATAAAGCGCTTACGAACGGTTTTGTAGGGGTCTTCGATATCGCTACCGGCGTCTGTACCCTTCCACAACCACTTGTGGTGGATGCCTACGAACAAGTTAGAAAATCCGCCCAAGCCCAAATCGCCATACAAAGTCCAGTCAATAGCGAGGCTGTTCGGGCCATTGGGGTTGCCGAGCGGTTTACCCAGGTGAGCCATCTGTGCCATAGCGGTATCGTAATGACAGTAGGTGTAAGGTTCTACACGAGCGATTTCGGCAATGGTTCCCAAATGCAGAGGTTTACCCTTCACATTCAAATCGTAACCCGCTTGCATGCCAAGCATTCCCGCCCAACGGTTATTGCTGTACTTGTTCTCGTACAAAGATGTTGGAGACGACATATCGTCCAAGAAGAATTCTCCATACAAACGAACCAGACTAAACAAACGATAGTTCACATCAAAAGCCAAGGCACCATTGTTCACGCGTTCGGTGTAATTCCCTTTCTCCATGAACAACGGGATAACCGGTACAAAAAGCCAGGGTTTATTTTCGTTGTACAACACCTGGATTTCACTCATGCCCAAGGTCAAGTTCCCTAAGGCCAGTTCGTAGCGGTGGGCATACAGGTTACGATCATTCAGATTTTCTTTGCTGTAACTCCAACTGTTCACCCGCAAGTCTGCATAGGCGCTGAACACGCGCAACGGACCAAACTGCATCTCCAGGTTTAACATGTTGTATGGAAGCGCAAACTGGTTCAAGGTCAAATTGTTATAATAACCCGGGCCCCAGTGCAAAACATCGCGTGCCAAAGAGGCGCGCACCCAGGCATAATTCAAATTCAAATGGGCGCGGTAGCGAGCATAGCTCACGTAATCGTTACCGGCATCGGTATCAAGCCCCTGCTCATCAAAAACTTCGCCATCAAAACTCTTGGCCTTTTTAGCGGAATGACCTTCGGAATAAATACGGGCATCCAAATCAAAGTCCAGCGAATCGGCGTAGCCTCGCAAGTAAAGACCGCCATCAATGCCCGGCCAAATGGTATCGCCTAGCGATTCTCCCCCGCGGTAGTCCACCCCAATCACTGGGGAAACTGCAAGGGCAAAATGGTGGGGCGTACCGGTAGCCGCCGGGATGGAGTCGGCGTAATAGATCAGGGCGTTGCGCTCGGTCTTCGCGAAATTACGTACAAAGTCTGCATTGCGGCGCGGGTACGTGAAGAACTGACGTGACTCGCCCACCGTCTGGCGGTGGTAGTCCATAAGCATCGGGAGGTAGTCGAGCGTGCGCAGGTTGCGGTTATGCTCGGTGCCCACAACCGATTGTGCTGATGCTACTGATATAAGGAGAAGGAATGCTGCAATAAACTTTTTCATTATTCAGATTCAAGATGCTGATTCCGAAACGAGTTCGGAATGACTTGAGTGGGAAGCTGACCCTGACCTACGTCAGGGTGACGTTAGTGGGATGCTGATTCCGAAACGAGTTCGGAATGACATTAGTAGTAAAAAAAAGGGGTCGGCGGAGCCGACCCCTGTATAATTCAACGAATTACTTTTCGAACGGAACGAGTTCCACGCGGCGGTTCTGTTCGCGGCCTTCCTTCGTTTCGTTGTCGGCAATCGGCATTTCAGAGCCGTAACCGATAGCACGCAGGCGGTCACCTTCGATACCCTTCTTCTTCAGGTGGTCCACCACAGCCTTGGCACGCTTTTCAGAGAGCTTCTGGTTGGTGGCTTCAGAACCGGTATTGTCGGTGTGGCCCTGCACTTCCAGGTTGGCAGACTTTACCTTTCTCATCAACATGGCGATGTCGTTCAAGGTGGTGTAGCTCTTCTTGGTGAGCTTGGCAGAACCGGTCTGGAACTGGATCCCCTTCTTGAGTTCATCAAGGTTTTCCTTCTTGTTCACCGGGCAGCCAGCTTCGTCAACAACGATGCCTTCCAAGGTGTTCGGGCACTTGTCCTTGGGATCAGGTACGCCGTCCTTGTCGCCATCGAGCACGCAGCCAACGCTGTCCACCGGCATGCCGGCAACGGTACCCGGACACTTGTCCTGACCATCGGCAACGCCATCCTGGTCGCTATCGGCAGCGCAACCGGTAGAATCAACCGTCACACCCATGGCAGTATTCGGGCACTTGTCCTTGTTGTCAGGTACGCCGTCGTGGTCGAAGTCCATCGGGCAACCGGTGCTATCGACACTGACGCCTTCCGGAGTATTCGGGCACTTGTCCTTGTTGTCGGGCACGCCGTCCACATCGAAGTCGAGCATACAACCCACAGAGTCCACCACAATGCCTTCCGGAGTGTTCGGGCACTTGTCGTTAATATCGGCAATGCCGTCCTTGTCGGTATCGACACGGTTCAAGGAATCAAGACGAGCGCGTTCAGCAGCGTTCAATGCAGCGGAATCCACCTGGTCGTTGTCACCGTTCATAATCACGGAATCCTTGTCGGCGCAGCCGTCAGTATTCACAGACACGCCTTCCGGAGTATTCGGGCACTTGTCGTAAGAATCAACCACGCCGTCCTTGTCGCTATCCATCGGGCAGCCTTCGGCATCGACCTTAATACCCTTCTTGGTGTGCGGGCACTTGTCGGCATTATTCTTCACGCCATCGCCATCGGTATCACGCCACATGTCGGCACCGAAGTACCAAGTGAGGAGTGCGGCACCGGCAACGAGCGGGGTCGGAGCATAGCAGTATTCGTAGCTCTTGCCATCTTCACCCTGGAAGTTGACCATGCGGTCGTTGCAGCCTTCCATTTCTTCCGAGCCATGGTAGAACGGGTTCTTGAAGGCACGCACGGCTACTTCGAGGCCCATCGCAAAGTCGATGTTGTACGGCAGGTGGAAGCGGAGACCCGGAGTAATAATCATAGGATCTTCGCTGGGTTCAAACTTGTACATACCCTTGGTCTGCAAGCGGGCTTCGCCAGAGTATTCCAAGAACACATCCATCCAGCTCTTGGGGAGCCAGTTCACGCCAGCGCTGTAAACGAGCACCTGGGTTTCGTCCAGGTCGAGCGGGTAAACGTACTGGGCAAACAAGTTAAAGCGCCAGGGCTTGGGGTTGCTGAGCTTGGTGAGGTCAGCGGTACCCACGAGGCCGAGACCGAAGGCCCAATCGTCGGCGGTGTAAGGCTGGGTGTAGCCGTTACTGTTCAGGTACCAGGCGTGGCGGGGGCGCACACCAGCGTTAGTTTCACCCGTCGGAATGTACATATTGAGCATGGCAGCAAAGCCGTACCACTTGTTGGTGTCGAGCGGGAGGCGGATCTTGGACCACACGTTCAAGTCGCCGCGGCTGGTGCCCCACATGTTGTTGGAGCCAGAAGGGCCATTGGAGTTAGCGTGTTCGTAGTAAACCGGGAGGCTCACGCCCACGTCCATCCAGTTGGTCAAACCGGCATTCACGAAGAAGTTACCGGCCTGGGTGTAGTCCCACCAGTTGAAGCTGTAGTCATTGCCACCCTGGCTGTACTTACCACCACGGGCAAGGGCCCAGCCGTCAATGGCAATGTTACCACCCGTACCAACGGCAAAGTTCCATTGGCCAAGGGTCTTGGCGTTAGTCTGATGGAGACCGTCAGTGCCGCCCTCCATGCCTATCTGGGCAAAGCTGATTCCAGCCGCCAGAAGTGCAGTCCCAAGTATTTTTTTCATGTTTTTGTTTCCTTCTTCGGTAACTGTGATTATAAACACAAATATAGTATAAATTATTTAAATGTTAAGATTTACTGAAATAACCCTTGCCGTAATACCCCTTGCCATAGTAACCATAGCCATAATAGTGGCCCGGTTCGTATTCGCAATGGTTCAACACAAAGGCGCAAGGTTTATCGGCATAACGGCGCAAATTGGCCAAATTTTCCTTGATTTGCTCCAAAGAATCGGCCCCGTAATGCACCACCATCAAGGTAAAGTCTACCAGCGGGTAAATCAGTTCGGCATCAGTCACCATGCTGACCGGCGGGGTATCTACGATAATCATATCGTATTCCTGCTTCAAATCTTCGAGCAAGGTCTTGAACTTGTCGTGGCGCAACAGCTCACTGGGCGACATCAAACGTTTGCCACAACCCATCACGAACAAGTTTTCGCAACGGGCATCGGCAACGGCCTCGTGCCATTCCACCTTGCCCGAAAGCACTTCGGTGAGTCCTATGTACTTGGAACTGCGAATCACGCCCTTGCGCATGTCAGCATCAATCAGCAACACACGCTTGCCGTTCATGGCATACACAGCCGCCAGGTTCTTTGCCACAAAAGACTTACCCACCCCCGGCATCAAGCCGCAAGTCATCACCACCTTCTGCCCCGCTTCAAGCGAAAAATCGAGAGCCGTCTGCAAAGTGCGGAACGCTTCGCTCGCCTGGTCGTTAGGGGAAGATTCCACTAGCGTCAGTTTACGGCGTTTGTCTTTGACCAAACGGTTCTTGGATTCTGGAATCTTCGCAAACACGCTCACGTTGGTCGCGTGTTCCAATTCCTGAGAACTGCGGATTCCGTTACGCATCATGCGCAACAGAAACACCAAAAGCACTCCCACCATAAAGCTCGCAGCCATAGAGCAAACGAGGATGTTGAATTTTTTCGGTTTACTCTGGATCGGTTCAATCTGGGCAAAATCCACAACGCGCACGTTACCCACCTCGCCCGCGCGCACCACGCGCAGCTGCTGGATATTGTTGAGCATAGCGGTGTACTGGGCGTTGTTCAGCGATACATCTTCTTGCAAGCGAATCATTTCTTGCTGCGTAACCGGCATGGATTCTGCACTCTTCTTGAGGCGGGCCAGTTCCCCGCGCAACTTATCTTGCTGCTTCACGATGGTCTGCACCGAGGGGTGTTCTTCTTTAAACAAGCGCGTAGCCTCTTGACGTTGCTGTTCCAACTGGAGCAACTGGCGCTGCAAGTCTACCTCTTTATCCAAGTGGGCGCGAGTTTCACCCGTCATGTCGACCGAGCCAACACTGTGACGGTAGTCCGACAGAACCTTCTCGGAACTGTCGAGTGTTGCCTTAATACCCGGCAACCGGGTTTCCAAGAATTCCAAAGTCTTTTCGGCCTCGGCGCTACGCATCTCTACATTCTGGCGCACGTAAGTGTTCGCAATGGTATTGAGGATCGAGGCAGCACGGTCTGCATAACGGTGCGAGTAAGAGATACCGATTACGCCGGTCTGCTTGCCCTTCTCGGCAACCTTCAACGACCCCGCAAGACCCCGGACCGCCAGTAGAGGATTCCCCTGCTTTATCACAAATTTTTCGCCCAAAGTAGCACGCATCAACTTCACGCGCATGCGCAAGGTATCACCCGCATAAGGGGCCGAGAGCAAATCGCCTACTTTGCCTTCTACCAGCTTCGTTTCTTCGGGAGTGTAAATGGCATAAGTGTTCTCCCCTGTGACCACCGCTTCCCAGCGGTCGGCACGGGCCAGTTCAGGGATATCCAAGAAGTCGATATCCATACGGCCTTCGCGGTGGAGCAAACGGTTCAGCGCCCCCTGGGGGGTCGCCGAATACATCAGGTGTTCTTGATCCACCACATAGTTCAAGACCAGGCGGCTCTTGATGAGTTCAATTTCGGCATCGGCCGGGCTCGCCACCTCTAGCAAAGAGCCCATCTCGCCCAAGGCGCGGGCCGACTTGTTACCCTTAATGTCTATCTGGAACAGGGCATCGCTGGTGTACTGCGGGCGAATCCACTGGCCCACCACCACACCAATAGCGGCCCCCACCAAAAGGAACAGGCACAAAAGGTAACGCCTTTTCCAAAGGATAAACAAAGCCTCGAGCAAGGTAATGGTGTTGTTTGGCGTTTGGGCCTGTGCACCAACCACAATCGTCTGCTGTTCGCTATCGGCCATGTAAGTCTCCAAAATTTTAGCAAAATCGAAATTTGGGACAAAATATAGTAAAATTATTTAAAACTTACGGAATGTAGGCAAAAAAGCGTGCAAAGAGTGTATTACTTATTGTCATCCCCGGCTCCACTCATTGTCATCCCCGGCTTGACCGGGGATCTCCTGTTTCACTCATTGTCTTCCCCGCGAAAGCGGGGATCTCCCGTTTTAGAGGAAAATGGAGGTGCCCGATCAAGTCGGGCAAGACAGGATAGAAGATGTCTTCCCCGCGAAAGCGGGGATCTCCTTTTATGAATGAAAAATCCCGGGCAGAGCCCGGGAAAAGTCATTTAGGTGAGCTAATCGCTTTCCGCGCATTCTCAACCATCTCTGGCGTTACGCCTATTGATTCAGCAAGGTCTTTCCAATCGGCATTCATCTTTTCAATCAACTCAATTTTCCACAGACGTTTCCAGCGCTTGAGTCGCTTTTCCCTGGCGATGGCATCGCCAACATTAAAGAAATGTTCGTAATAGACCAGCCGGTTTACGTTATAATCATTCGTAAAACCTTCGTTAATCTTTATCTTATGTTCTATAATCCGGCGGCACAAATCGTTCGTGACGCCCGTATAGAACGTCGTGCGATATTGATTCGTCAAGATATACACGTAAAAGTTGTAGTTTGCAATATGGGGAGTAGACATGTTAACACCTCGTAATCTATGTTCAGATAAAACATAGATTATCATTTTGACAAAAAATGACAAAATGGATTTTGGTGGGAAGGAGGAGAAAACTGTTGATAATTTGACAAACGTATGAAAAAAAAATATATTGTTATTAACAATTCCCACCACGCCTCTTTGCAATGCGTACCACGGTGGGACTTCGCATTTATGGGGCTTAGATCCATCCCAAAGTTACCGTCTTTAGTTGCCGTCACCCAGAACTTCCCAGTAGCCGCCGTTATCAGGGCCGACTCTTTTTAAGAGTTCAGCTTCAACGAGATATTTAAGGTATGTGGCCACTGTTCGACGACTAAGATTTAGCGATTCAGCCAATTCCCCCGATGAAACATTCGGATTTTGGTTTACAAATTCCATCAAGCGGAAGCAACCGTCACAAGCCTTTTTGAAGGACGATTCCTGTTTGAATCTGGAACGGATTTTTTTAAAATTTTTTCCGTTCCATTTTTACCATCGGCAAGAGTTGTTGCAAAAAATGCAACAACTCATCCTAGCCTTGATAAAGAGAAACAACATCTCTGAGGAGTTTCCCGCCTACATCAAACCATCAAACAAAGCGTCAATATTCTTTTCTTCTTTTTCTTTATTATGCCTAGGACCACTATTCATTGCAGCATGAAAAAATTTCAGGTTTCCCTCAATAACACCCTTAAAATCAACATTTTTTCGAAGATTATCAATTTCTTTCTTTTTCAAAAAAGGATAATCATCCTGTATTTCCTCCAAAAAAATTTCCAGTTCTTCCTTAATTTCTTCAATTGAAGTGCATATGAAAGCATCAGTTTCATTTACCAAAATATTGTCAATGTCGATTTCCAATGATTCAAACAAGCATTCCTGCAAAAATTCAACAACATAATCCTTAACGAAAGGACAAGATTTGTAACCTTCTAAAATAGCCCCAAAATCATGATAATCATCACAAAAACAATAGGAGAAACACATAATAAAATCCGAAAAATCATATTTACTCAAATTATCCAAAACAATACAGAAAAAATTAAATTTGTTATATTCAATAAGTATATCATCGCCTTCATGAATTGATTCTATCAAGTTAGGCACAAGTCCACATTCAAAACCCAAAAGCCTGACTAAATGAATCTTTAAGCCAGTCCATTCATTTTTAGGACAGTTATTTAAAAGTTCACCGTAAACCGATTGAACATCGACAATCTTTTCGTTGTTATACTCTATAACTTCTATAGAATCAATTGTACCAAGGGCTAAGCTCAACTTGACAATTACATCTCTTTCCAAAATGGTGGGCAGGACATAATCAGAAACAGACGGGTTAAATACGGATACAAAAAACTCCTTGGAACCACTCGATATTTCAACATCCTTTCTCAAGATAGATCGAAGACAACCACTTAAAACATAATCAAAATCATTACGTTCTTGATCCGGCTTTTTTATTCCCATTAAGGTCAGCGCTCTACTATAGGCATCCCTTAGCAAACATTCTAGAATTTTTCCTCTATTTGCAACAACTAATTGAACTAAAAGACGTTGAGAAGCGTCTAAATGCCTTGTAAAGCAGTTTTCCCATATTTCTTTGGGATCATCCAATGTTTTATTGACAAACTCTAAATAACTTTCTTGTCGGGAATCTTCAAAATTTTCCTGTTTTGTAATAAAATGGATTAGTCTGGGATTAAAATTTCGATGTTTAATAATGGCATTATAAGCTTTGTTTTTTACAATATTTGCAATTTCATCAGCATCTATATTTGAATTCAGCAAATGATTGTACAAAATTCTAACTTTTGTTGAATCGGAGTACTCCCCCACACTAACGATATACGCCTTTTTCGCAAGACGATATTCTCGATAGCATTGACTATATAAACACGCTTTTTGAATGATATTCGTCCTAGACGTAAGAACAAATCTTTTGTTCTTTTCTTTAGAAATTCGTTTTAAGAAATTGACTATAGAGCTCTCTTGTTTTCCAGAGTAACAGTCATAATAAGTACTACCCAAAAAATCATCAAAATAGAAAACAATCTTCTTTTCTGTATCACTTAAATCGTAATCATCATGTGAAAATTCATCTTCAAAGAAATGAACCTCAAAACCTTCCTTATAATAAAGAAGGCAAATGTATTCTGCCAAGGTCGTCTTGCCCACGCCAGGCTCCCCCGCGATTACAGCCACATGGTTCTTTTCAAGTGAATCCACAACATTCTTCACATCAGGTGTTTCAACGAACACATTATTTAAGCCTTCCCATCGATTCTGCAGTTCATAAAAACAATTCATGTTGGCTGGTTTCAGCACTGCTCTAACTAAATCGGCATTTGTCGCCCATAATTTCACAGTGGATTTCAAGGTCGCCGTATCATTGTCTAGTAAACTACTTATTGAAACCGCACCCAATACTACAACATTTGAAACAGCCCCCTTTATCAAATTCCTCAATATTTCGGCCTGACTTTGGGAAAGATTCAACGAGGTCGCAAGAACATAGCAAGAAATACGCTTTTTTTGAATTTTAGGGAGTTCATCTTTCTCAATCTTATTCTTTAATTGATTAAAACCCGATTTAAGATAATGTTTCGCCTGGATAAGGGCCCTTTTGGGAATGTCACAAGCAAGTCCATCAATCCCGCTATCACGGCCCTCTGCATACTGCTCAACAACTCTAGTCTTGCCAATCAAGAGTTTGTTGACCATTTGTTCAAAATCAATATCGTTTAAAACGCTAAAGTCATAATTCATAACAAAACCTAAAAGCAAATAGAATCACTTAACTCAATATACATCCTTTTTGAACTTTTTAGCAAATAAAAGGGTTTCATTTTTCTTCGGCATTTAACTTAGCGATACATTCCTTTTTAAAATCTAAAGCCCTTCGGCAATCCCAAAGCATTCTCAAAGTTTTCCGGGCAAGCCCAAATCAACTCATTGAAAGTGGAAGTCATTTCCTTCTGGGCAGACATATCCATCGAAAGAAGATCATGCAAGATGAATATCAAGGCTCCAACCGAATCGTTCCCCAAATGCAACCTTTGCATGGCTGGAGTCCGAGATGGTCTAATTTTGAAGCGATAACCCCAAAGACGTCCATGATGGGCACATCGATTGCGGAGAATGACCAAGCAACGCACCCAAGACACCACGTCGTGAGGCGGTGCTTTCAGCCTTGCCGCAACCATTTTTACATGCGATTGAAATTTAAATGTACCAAAGATTTTTGACCATTTCCCGAACGAGAGATACTCAGAAAGAATCCAGCATGGAGGGACATCTGATTCCGCATATGTGGTTTTAAAATGTACTGCGGAGAGTTCATTATTGTCTATCGCCCGTTCCAAAGCATCTACACATTCCTGTCTCAAATTGATTAAATCAATGGAAGTTGTAAACAACTTATCATCTAGAAACCAAAATGGGTCCTGCGTCTCCGTTACCATGACATAGTTCAGAACAGAGCGGAACATTATTTCAAAACGTCCGAGATATTTCTGCAGTAACGTTCTAAGTTTTTCATCCCACAAATACAGATTGTAAATACGATTGAACGTCGTTTGAGGCAAAAACTTGTCTAAACGATTTCCATTGTTATCAAACTCCTCAAAATTAAGCCCGTAACCGCAAAAACGGTAATAATTGAGCAGTAACAACACTTGCATGGCCGAATCATTATCTATCTCAACCCCCCGGCTTTTCAGCAAGGCAACCTGTTCTTCAAGGGAAGTCGGCTTCTTTTTGAATTTCACCAGCTTCCCCTAAAAACAAAAAAGACTCGCCGTGGTCCGCTCCCGAAGAACGGGATCGCGTGGCGAGTACTATTGCTAAAGAATATAACTAAAAACGTTAACATTGTCAATATGTTCGGACTCAGTTTCGCAATATTTTTGAATTTCGACATTAGCAATCCGACACAGAACAAAAACACAATCGTATTCATAAATTTCAAATTTAGCTACAAAAAAAGACAATTTTGCAATCAATTGATTGCAAGATTTGTAAAAGTAGATTAAACAAAAGACAATGGGCGTTACCCGGCTAGGGACAGAGGCAGACTCTCCCGGCCCTACGGGCTTCGATCTCCCCTAAAGGGGACCATAGCCACTAAGCGGCACAGCCGCAAGTGGCTGGAGGCCCAACTCAATCGCAAGAATGGCATTTGTTGCATTAGCGATGTGAAACTGCCTAGATTATAAAAGCTATTTCTTGACGACTTCCCAGTGACCGCCCCTATCGGGACCAATACGTTTGACAAGCCCCATTTCAACAAGTTTTTTCAAGTTTTTAGCGACATTGGCGCGGTTAATCCCAACAACCTGTGCAATTCCCTCCTGCGACGCAGAGGGGTTTTGCTCTATAGCGGAAAGAATCTTCCTTTGATTTTCTGTAATATTTTCTGTATCTTTTTCTGTATCCTTTTCTGTATCCTTTTCTGTATCCCTGTCAACAGTTTTCCGCACGGTCACACGTATTCCGCAACCATTTTCCTCAATCCTGGGAACAGGTAAACCGGCCTCTTGGAACAGCCCTATAACGCGAGTAACACCGGAACCGTACTTTTCAATCTCGCCCAACATATTGAAGTGGTTTGCAATCGCCTTATTCCGAAGAGTGGACAAGTAATTTCCCGAATTCAAATCGTCAGGAGTCATCCCATCCATCAGTTTTCCCGGATTGAAAAACTCTATACGATCATCAAAAATTTTGACGCACGATTCCGATGCCGAACGATAATCCCTGTGAACAATCATGTTCAAGATTATTTCCCTGATGGCCTTTAGCGGATAATCCCAAACAAGATCATTTTCAAGCTTGTCGCTTATGACGACCTGACAATTGATGTGCTTTTTCACGAACTCATAAATTTCTTCTACCTGGCTCACCAAATCGCCATGGGCTTCGCCCCTGTCCTTGATTATTGTCGGGGACTGGAAAAAGCCCAGCTAGAATTCTGAGTACGCAACGTGCAATCCCCAATCTCAATCGGGCTCATCGCATGAACACTGTTCTCGTGCCGAATAAAGTAGCGTCCCTGCACCGCCACCGGCTTTATCAGGCTTTCCTTGACATTTATCGCAACAAGCGTCTTCCCTTTGTACTTTACGACTTCAACATCGGGGACCTGCACAGGCTCCGTAGCCCAACAAAGATGACACCTCCGTGCTTGTTGGCAAACACGCCCACAGCCTCGACAACCTCTTGATTGAAAGAGGATTTGAATTCCACTGTAGAGGATTCGCCAGCCTTGATTACCGATTCGTACCGCATCCATAATCTACACATTTGTTCACTATCAAATATACACAAACGCGGGGCGGTTGTCAATAGCCGGGGCAAAAAAAGTTAATTAAGCAACCTATTGTTGACAAAAGTGGCTTGCGGGCGTTCCCTGCTGCGCAGGGGTGGGCTCTCGCGGCACGAAGCCGAGGCTTATCTTCCCCTTGCCTTCCAGGATTTTCCGCTGGCTCATGACAATCTGACAGTCCAGAGCCGCAACCCAGTCCTGCATTTTCATCGGCTTTTCGTCAAGGGTCTGCAATTAGAATGTGATGTAGTTTCCCTTGAAATTTGTCATGCCGACGAACGGTTTCTCACTATCAACACGCTCGTATATAAGCTCTGCAACCGTATGCTTGCCGTTTTCCTTCTTGTTGAACTAACAAGAATTCCTTGTGAGTTGCCTCCTTAGGCAGTTCCTCGTCCTTGTATATGTTGTCGATGTGCAGGCTTATATTTTGCTGAGTGGTCTCATACAGTTCG
The nucleotide sequence above comes from Fibrobacter sp. UWT2. Encoded proteins:
- a CDS encoding polysaccharide biosynthesis tyrosine autokinase; translated protein: MADSEQQTIVVGAQAQTPNNTITLLEALFILWKRRYLLCLFLLVGAAIGVVVGQWIRPQYTSDALFQIDIKGNKSARALGEMGSLLEVASPADAEIELIKSRLVLNYVVDQEHLMYSATPQGALNRLLHREGRMDIDFLDIPELARADRWEAVVTGENTYAIYTPEETKLVEGKVGDLLSAPYAGDTLRMRVKLMRATLGEKFVIKQGNPLLAVRGLAGSLKVAEKGKQTGVIGISYSHRYADRAASILNTIANTYVRQNVEMRSAEAEKTLEFLETRLPGIKATLDSSEKVLSDYRHSVGSVDMTGETRAHLDKEVDLQRQLLQLEQQRQEATRLFKEEHPSVQTIVKQQDKLRGELARLKKSAESMPVTQQEMIRLQEDVSLNNAQYTAMLNNIQQLRVVRAGEVGNVRVVDFAQIEPIQSKPKKFNILVCSMAASFMVGVLLVFLLRMMRNGIRSSQELEHATNVSVFAKIPESKNRLVKDKRRKLTLVESSPNDQASEAFRTLQTALDFSLEAGQKVVMTCGLMPGVGKSFVAKNLAAVYAMNGKRVLLIDADMRKGVIRSSKYIGLTEVLSGKVEWHEAVADARCENLFVMGCGKRLMSPSELLRHDKFKTLLEDLKQEYDMIIVDTPPVSMVTDAELIYPLVDFTLMVVHYGADSLEQIKENLANLRRYADKPCAFVLNHCEYEPGHYYGYGYYGKGYYGKGYFSKS
- a CDS encoding OmpA family protein yields the protein MKKILGTALLAAGISFAQIGMEGGTDGLHQTNAKTLGQWNFAVGTGGNIAIDGWALARGGKYSQGGNDYSFNWWDYTQAGNFFVNAGLTNWMDVGVSLPVYYEHANSNGPSGSNNMWGTSRGDLNVWSKIRLPLDTNKWYGFAAMLNMYIPTGETNAGVRPRHAWYLNSNGYTQPYTADDWAFGLGLVGTADLTKLSNPKPWRFNLFAQYVYPLDLDETQVLVYSAGVNWLPKSWMDVFLEYSGEARLQTKGMYKFEPSEDPMIITPGLRFHLPYNIDFAMGLEVAVRAFKNPFYHGSEEMEGCNDRMVNFQGEDGKSYEYCYAPTPLVAGAALLTWYFGADMWRDTDGDGVKNNADKCPHTKKGIKVDAEGCPMDSDKDGVVDSYDKCPNTPEGVSVNTDGCADKDSVIMNGDNDQVDSAALNAAERARLDSLNRVDTDKDGIADINDKCPNTPEGIVVDSVGCMLDFDVDGVPDNKDKCPNTPEGVSVDSTGCPMDFDHDGVPDNKDKCPNTAMGVTVDSTGCAADSDQDGVADGQDKCPGTVAGMPVDSVGCVLDGDKDGVPDPKDKCPNTLEGIVVDEAGCPVNKKENLDELKKGIQFQTGSAKLTKKSYTTLNDIAMLMRKVKSANLEVQGHTDNTGSEATNQKLSEKRAKAVVDHLKKKGIEGDRLRAIGYGSEMPIADNETKEGREQNRRVELVPFEK
- a CDS encoding HTH domain-containing protein; amino-acid sequence: MEFVNQNPNVSSGELAESLNLSRRTVATYLKYLVEAELLKRVGPDNGGYWEVLGDGN
- a CDS encoding ATP-binding protein yields the protein MNYDFSVLNDIDFEQMVNKLLIGKTRVVEQYAEGRDSGIDGLACDIPKRALIQAKHYLKSGFNQLKNKIEKDELPKIQKKRISCYVLATSLNLSQSQAEILRNLIKGAVSNVVVLGAVSISSLLDNDTATLKSTVKLWATNADLVRAVLKPANMNCFYELQNRWEGLNNVFVETPDVKNVVDSLEKNHVAVIAGEPGVGKTTLAEYICLLYYKEGFEVHFFEDEFSHDDYDLSDTEKKIVFYFDDFLGSTYYDCYSGKQESSIVNFLKRISKEKNKRFVLTSRTNIIQKACLYSQCYREYRLAKKAYIVSVGEYSDSTKVRILYNHLLNSNIDADEIANIVKNKAYNAIIKHRNFNPRLIHFITKQENFEDSRQESYLEFVNKTLDDPKEIWENCFTRHLDASQRLLVQLVVANRGKILECLLRDAYSRALTLMGIKKPDQERNDFDYVLSGCLRSILRKDVEISSGSKEFFVSVFNPSVSDYVLPTILERDVIVKLSLALGTIDSIEVIEYNNEKIVDVQSVYGELLNNCPKNEWTGLKIHLVRLLGFECGLVPNLIESIHEGDDILIEYNKFNFFCIVLDNLSKYDFSDFIMCFSYCFCDDYHDFGAILEGYKSCPFVKDYVVEFLQECLFESLEIDIDNILVNETDAFICTSIEEIKEELEIFLEEIQDDYPFLKKKEIDNLRKNVDFKGVIEGNLKFFHAAMNSGPRHNKEKEEKNIDALFDGLM
- a CDS encoding GIY-YIG nuclease family protein, with translation MSTPHIANYNFYVYILTNQYRTTFYTGVTNDLCRRIIEHKIKINEGFTNDYNVNRLVYYEHFFNVGDAIAREKRLKRWKRLWKIELIEKMNADWKDLAESIGVTPEMVENARKAISSPK